TTCGCCCTGGTAGAGGGTCACGCCGACGGATACGGTCCGCATGGACAGTTTGGTGTTGAAGCTCAGGGCCAGCAGGAATTCGTTCCAGGAGTTCACGAACACCAGCAGCGCGGCCGTCACGACGCCCGGCGCGGAGAGTGGCAGGACCACGCGGGTCAGGGCGCCCACGCGGGTGGTGCCGTCCACCATGGCGGCCGATTCGAGGTCGCGGGGAATGGCGCTGAAGAACGCCACCAGCGTCAGGATGCCGATGGGCAGGCTCAGCGCGGCGTAGGGAAGGATCAGGGCGGGGTAGGTGTTCAGGAGTTCCGCGCCGCGCATCAGGCGGAACAGCGGAATCAGGAGGCTCACGACCGGGAACATGCTGAACGCCACGACGGCGGTGAGCAGCAGCCCGCGCCCGCGCAGGTTCAGGCGGGCCAGGGCGTACGCGGCGGGCACGGCGGCCGCGATGCACAGCAGGGTGCTCAGCAGGCTGACGGCCAGCGAGTTGAAGAAGAACTGCGCGAACGGCTGCTCGCTGAACACGCGGGCGTAGTTGCTGAAGTCCAGTTTCGAGGGGAGGTACTGCACCGGGAACTTCTGGAGTTCGCCTTCGGTTTTCAGGCTGGTCAGCAGCATCCAGATGAACGGGAAGAAGCCGCCCACGATCAGCGCGGCCAGCGCGGCGGCGCGGCCCAGGCGCTGGGCAGGGCTCAGGTTCTCGTGCGTGTGTTCTTCCATCAGGAGTTCGCTCCGTCCCGCACGAAGCGGACGTACACGGCGGTCACGGCCAGACTCAGGGCGAACAGCGCGACGCTGAGGGTCGCGGCGTACCCGAAGTCCAGGAATTCGATGCCCGTGCGGTAGATGTACACGCCCAGCGTTTCCAGCAGGCCCTGCGCCGGCGCCTGCTGAATGAAGGTGTAAGGGATGTCGAACACCTGCACGGCGCTGATGGTCCGGAAGATGAACGCCACGGCGAGACTGGGGGCCAGCAGCGGCAGGATCACCCGGAAGAAGGTCTGCGTGGGGGTCGCGCCGTCCACCTGCGCCGCCTCGATCATCTCTTTCGGGATGCCCTGAAGGCCGCCCAGCACGATCAGCGCCACGAAGGAACTGGTCTTCCAGATGATCGTGACGACCATCGCCAGGACGCTGAGGCCCGGCGTGCTGAGCCACCGCAGCGGCTCGTCGATGATCCCGGCGCGGACCAGCAGGTCGTTGAACACGCCGTACTGCGCGTTGAACAGCCACGCGAAGATCAGGCCCGTGATGACGGGCGGCATGGCCCACGGCAGCAGCAGCGCCACGCGCGCCAGTCCGCGTGTCCGGCCCGGCAGGTGTGCGGCGAGCGCCATGGGAATGCCGACCAGGAACGAACCGCCGACGGTCAGCACGCCGAACAGCAGCGTGTTGCGCAGCGCCTGACCGAAACGAGGGTCCTCCAGCATCTGCGCGTACTGCTTGAGGCCCACGAAGCCCTGGAGCCACGGTTCGGTCAGTTTGTTCAGGTACAGGCTGTCGCGGAAGGTGGTCAGCATCGGGAACAGCAGCACGCCCAGCAGCAGGGCGGCGGCCGGAAGCAGCAGCAGCGCGGCCAGTTGCGCCTCGCTGGGTTCCCGGCGGGGTCGGCGGGCCGGGGTGGGATTGGGTGTGGTCATGAGGGTCTCGTCTTTTGGGCGGGGGGCGAGGGTGTCCGGTCGGCCCGGCAGGGAGGGGGCGGCGCGCTGTCAACCTGCGCGGCGCCCCCCTGCCGGTGTCCTGACGGCACTTACTTCAGCAGCGGGGTCAAGTCGCGTTTCATCTCGCTCAGGGCGGCGTCCACGCTCTTGCTGCCGGCAACGGCGGCCGAGACGTTGTTACGGATGATCTCGCTGACGCGCGGGTAGTTGGGCGTCACGGGGCGCGGGCGGGCCTTGGTCACGATGGGGTACAGGGCCTTGAAGTGCGGGTTCGCGGCCAGCACGGCCTTGTCGTTGTACAGGCTCTTGCGCACCGGCAGGTACGCGCCCTTGATGGCCATTTCCTTCTGCACGTCGCTGCTGGCCATGAACTGCAGGAGTTTCACGCTGGCGGCCTTGTTCTTGCCGAAGGCGTTCACGCCCCATTCCCAGCCGCCGGTGCAGGTGGCGCTGGCGTTCTTGCCGAAGGCGGGCAGCGCGGCCACGCCCACGTCGCCCTTGACCCGGGTGGGCTGGGGGCTGTTGCCCTGGAAGTGCGCCCAGGCGTAACTCCAGTTCAGGCCGAACAGGACGTTCCCGGCCTGGAACTGCTGGCGGGAGTCGTCGGTTTTCATCTCGGCGCTGGCGGCGGGGGCCAGTTTGGTCTTCACGGCGTTCACCAGGAAGCCCAGGCCCTGTTTGGCGGCGGGGCTGGTCACGTCGTCCACGCTGCCGCCGCCGGTCCAGGTCATTTCCAGGAAGTTGCAGACGGTCCCCTCGATGGGCGCGCCCTGGAAGTTGAAGCCCTGGAGGTTGCCCCCCTCGGCTTTCTGGATGCGGGCGGCGGTGGCGGCCAGTTCTTCCCAGCTTCTGGGGACCTTGGCCTTGTGCTTCTCGAGCAGGTCCTTGCGGTAGTACAGGAACTGCGCGTCCGTGAAGGCGGGCATGGCGTACAGCTTGCCATTCACGGTGGCCGCGCCGATGGGGCCGGGCAGGAAGGCTTTCAGGTAGGTGTCCTTGCTGGGCAGGTAGGCGTCGAGCGGTTCGGCCCAGCCGGCGGCGGCGAAGGTGGCGGTGCGGACCACGTCGATCAGGAAGATGTCCAGGGTGCTGTCGCGGGCGGCCAGGACGGTGGTCAGGTACTGGTTCTGGGCCTCGCTGGTGGCGCCGCCAGTCTCGATCTTGATCCTGATGTTGGGGTTCTGTTTCTGGAAGCGTTCGAACAGCGGCTGGAAGACTTCCGGGCGTTGCTGGCTGCCCATGAACACGGTCAGGGTGGTGGCGGCGCTGGCGCTGCCGGCCAGGGCGCAGGCGGCCAGGGCGAGGGTCACGGCGAGACGCTTGGGCATGGTAGGTGAACGCATGGTGGAACCTCCGGGAGAAGTGAAAACCAGAATAGTGGACCTGTTTTATCAACAAAGTCCATGCCGGTCCAGTCGCCGCGAGAGGCGACCCTTTGCACGCTGCATGAACTGGCCCTGTCAGCATGGCATGTCAGGTCCCGGTCGTGCGCAATCTGGCCTATGTCACCGCCCCCGCAGGCGCCGTACACTGACCGGCGTGACCACAACCGAGATGCCCCGCTGGCGCACCGACGACCTGTACGCCGGCCTGAACGACCCGCAACTGGACCGCGACCTGAGCGACCTGACCGGCGACGTGCAGGCCCTGGAAACGCTGTTCGACACCCACGGCGTCCGCGCCGGGTCGCCCGTCACGCCGACGGGCGTGGACGCCGCGCTGGGAGAACTGAACGCCGTCCTGACCCGCCTGGGCCGCGTGCGCGCCTTCGTGTACGCCTTCGTGACCACCGACAGCCGCGACGAGGCGGCGCAGACCCGCATGGCCGCCCTGACCACCCTGAGCCTGCCGCTCGGGCCGCTGAGCGCCCGCCTGACCGCCTGGCTGGGCGGCCTGGACGACGCGGCCGTCAACGACCTGCTGGAGCACAGCGCCGAGGCCCGCGCGCACGAGCACCGCCTGCGCCGCGCCGCGCAGCTCGCCCGCCACCAGATGACCCCGCCCGAGGAGGACCTCGCCGCGCGGCTGCACCCCGCCAGCGGCGGCGGCTGGAACAAACTGCACGGCAACGTCTCCAGCACCCTGGCGGGCGAGTACCGGGGCCAGCGCCTGCCCGTGACCGCCCTGCGCGCCCTCGCCAGCGACCCCGACGCGGGGGTGCGCCAGGACGCCTACCACGCCGAGGTGGCCGCCTGGAAGACCCAGGAGACCGTCTTCGCCGCCTGCATGAACGGCGTCAAGGGCGAGGAGGGCGCCCTGGCGGCGCGGCGCGGCTTCACCGACCCGGTCGCCCCCAGCCTCCTGAGCAACGGCATCGACCGCCAGACGCTGGACGCCATGCAGGCCGCCGTCGTGCGCTCCCTGCCGGACTTCCGCCGCTACTTCCGCGCCAAGGCCCGCCACCTGGGCAAGACGCAACTGGACTGGTGGGACCTGTTCGCCCCGGTCGGCAACAGCGACACCCACTGGGACTACGACGCCGGAGAGGCGTTCGTGCAGCGCCAGTTCCGCGCGTACAGCCCCGCCCTGGGCGACTTCGCCGCCCGCGCCTTCAGTGAACGCTGGATCGACGCCGGCCCCCGCGACGGCAAACGCAGCGGTGCGTTCTGCATGAAATGGCAGGGCCCCGACAGCCGCATCCTGATGAACCACGACCCCAGCCTGGACTCGGTCAGCACCCTGGCGCACGAACTGGGTCACGCGTACCACAACCTGCAACTCGGCGGCCTGCGCCCCCTCCAGCAGGAGACGCCCATGACCCTCGCCGAGACCGCCAGCATCTTCTGCGAGACGATCATCCAGAACGCCGCGCTACAGAGCGCGCAGGGCGACGAGCGCCTGTACGTCCTCGAAACGCAACTGATGGGTCACGCGCAGGTCGTCGTGGACATCCACAGCCGCTTCCTGTTCGAGAAAGCCGTGTTCGAACGCCGCGCGGGGGGCGACCTGAACCCCAGCGACCTGAATACCCTGATGGTCCAAGCCCAGCGCGACACGTACGGCGACGCCCTGAACACCCCCCACCCGTACATGTGGGCCGTCAAACCCCACTACTACGGCCGGAGCTTCTACAACTACCCCTACACCTTCGGCCTGCTGTTCGGCCTGGGCCTGTACGCCCAGTACGAGCAGGCCCGCGCCCAGGGCCAGGAGGCCGACTTCCAGGACCGCTACGACGCCCTGCTGGCCGCCACCGGACAGGCCACCCCGCTGGCGCTCGCCGCGCGCTTCGGCATCGACCTGCACGCCCCGGACTTCTGGGAAGGCAGTCTGAACGTCATCCGCCGCCAGATCGACGCCTACGAGGCCACCACGCAGGCGTGAACAGGCAGGGGTAAACAGGCAGTGGGGAGTGGCAGGGCGAATACCCTGGTCCACTCCCCGTCCACTATCACCCGGCCTCAGCGCACGCGTACGTCCTGATCGAACCACGTCAGCACGCGCTCGTTGCCGAAGGGCCACACGCTGACGCTGGCGGCCTGCGCGGCTTCCTGCGCGAACTGCGGCAGGGGGCCGTTTCCCCTGGGGGTGACGTTCCAGGCCGGCGCGTCGTGCGGCAGGCCCGCGAGTTCACGGGCGCGGCGCAGGCCGGTGCTCAGGTCCCCGAGTTCGTCGATCAGGCCGCGTTCCAGGGCGTCCTGGCCGCTCCAGATGCGGCCCCGGCCCAGTTCGTTCACGCGCTCCTTGCTGAGCTTGCGGCCCTCGGCGACGCGGGTGGTGAAGCGGTCGTACACCTCCAGGATGCCCTTCTCGACGTGGTCGCGTTCCTCGTCGGTGTACGGGCGGGCCGCCGAGTACATCAGGGCGCGGTCCCGGCCCACCCGTTCGGGGTTCAGGCCGTGACGGCGGTTGAATTCGGTCAGGACGGGCTTGCCGCTGACCACGCCGATGCTGCCGGTCAGGGTGTACGGCGAGGCCACGATGGCCCTGGCGTGCGTGGCGACGTAGTACCCGCCCGAGGCGGCGTACTCGCCCATGACGACCACGACCGGTTTCTCGCTCTTGGCGACCTCGCGCCAGATCAGGTCGCTGGCCAGGGCGCTGCCGCCCCCGCTGTTCACGTACAGCACGATGGCTTTCGTGGCCTTGTCCTCCTTCGCGCGGCGCAGCGCCGCCACGACCGTGTCGGACCCGGCCATCGGCCCGCCCAGCAGCGGCAGCGGAACGGGGTTGTTACGGCTCTTGCCGGGGATAATCGTGCCGATCAGCGGCACGACCGCCACCCGCCCCGCCTTCGCATTCGCGGGCCGGTGCGGGGTCAGCAGGTCCAGGACCGCCTCGAAGGGCCGCGAGGCCGGGCCGACGAGTTCGTCCTCGTACGCGACCTTGGTGATCACGCCGGCTTCCAGCGCCGCCCGCGCGCTCGTGAGGTCCGCGCTGATCCACCCGGCGGCCACCTCGGGGCTCACGCCGCGCGCGGCAGCCAGATCGTTCGCCCAGGCAGCTTCCAGCCCGTCCAGGTACGCCTGGAGCTGCTCGCGGTTGTGGTCGTCCATGTGATCCTGCGAGAAGCGCGTGAGGGCCGCCTTGTACTCGCGGACGCGCAGGTTCTCGAACTCGATGCCGCGTTTCTTCAGGAACTCGCCCAGGAAGGTGCTTTCCACCCCGAAGCCTCCCAGGTTCACCTCGGCGGATTCCGGCGCGACCAGTTCGGTGGCCCCGCTCGCGGCGATCAGGGTGGTCATGTTCAGCTGCGGCAGGTACGCCACCACGCGCTTCTCGGCGGCGAGGTCCGCCAGGATGCCCCGCACCGCGTGCGCCGCCGCCGGGGACGCCGTGAACTCCCCGAAGCGCACCAGCACGCCGTGTAGCCAGGAGGCCCCGCGCAGCTTCTGCACACGCGCCGCGAGCGCCTCGACCGACTCGGTGCGGTTCAGCAGCGCCGCCAGCGGACTGCCCGGCTGCCGCTCCGGGTACAGGCCGCTCAGGTCCAGGATCACCCAGGTGGGGCGGGTCACGCCGCCCGGCAGCGTGTCGTCACTCTTCAGGAACGGCCATTTCAGGTTCATGACCCACGCTACGTGCCGCCCGCCTGAGAAGTTCCGGCCTTTGCCCCCGGAGCGCGCCCCAGACGTTCACCCATGACGGCCGCCCGCGCGCTCAGCAGCGCCGCCGCGTCGGCCGGCAGCACCTCGCGTGCCGTCTCGTCCCACAGGGTCAGCCAGCGGCCCAGGTGCGCGGCCCGCACACCCAGCCCCGCGTGGGCGGAGTTCAGGTTCCCGCGCCACGCGGCCCGGCCCGGTTCGCCGCCCAGCAGCGTGACCCAGAAGTCCGTCACGCGCTCCAGGTGCGCGGGCCAGTCCTCCACGTGCGCCGCGAACACCGGCCCCAGCAGGTCGTCTGCGCGGGCCCGCGTGTAGAAGGCCGTCACCACCTCCCGCACCGCCGCCACGCCGCCCACCGACTCCAGCGGCGAACCGGGCCGCCGGTCCGACCAGCCGGGCAGCGCCGCCAGGAACGAGGCCAGGATGGGCAGCGGAAGCTCGGGTTCCGCCCAGGCGACGGCGCGGTCCAGCGTCCAGTGGGTCGGCTGCCCGGCGGCCCAGGCGTGCGCCTGCGCGCCGCGCGGCAGGGCCGAGCGGTCCGGCGCTGAACCGTCCGTCGCCGTGACCGCCGCCCCCAGCGCCCGCCCCAGCAGCGCCGCGCCCGATCCCCACCCCAGCACCGGCACGCCCCGCCGCAGCGCGGCCGTCAGCAGCGTCAATGTCTCCCAGCGCTCCGGGTGCGCCCGCACGTCCGCGACCGGCAGGCCGTCGTGCGGCAGCAGCAGCCCCGCCGCGCCCGCCAGCCGCTCCGGACAGGCCGCCTGCACCGTCCAGCCGCTCAGGTCCGGCAGCAGGGGAGAGGTGGACAGCAGCGGCCCGGTCATCCGCCCAGCATAGCGGCCGCCGCTCCCGCGCCGGGACAGCAGAAGACCCCCGGCCAGGGGGGTCCGTGAAGGGTCAGGCGGGGGATCAGTTCAGCTGGGTGATCAGTGCAGCCGGGCGATCAGTACAGCGTCTTGATGAACGCGTACACGTTCGCCACGTCCGAATCGGTCAGCTGCGCGTCCGTGAAGCGCGGCATCACGGCGCCCAGTTCGCGTTCCGGGGTCTTGCCCTCGCGCAGCACGGTCGTGAACTGCGCCAGCGTCCACTCGTTCACCTTCTCCAGGGCCGGGCCGATACCGCCCTGGCCCTCGGCGCCGTGGCATCCGGCGCAGCTCGTGGCGTATGAGTCCCCGCCGGCCGTCGCGTCACCCTGCGTCTCGGCGGCGGCGGCCGTCTCGTCGGGTTCCTGACCGGTCGCGCCGGCCGGGTCGGTGTCGGTGGCCGTGCCGTCCTGGCTGGCGGCGGGCGTGCTGCCCGTGGTGTCCTCGCCGGTGTCCTGCACCGCGCCGTTCTCGCCGGCCTGCACGCCGCCCTCGTTGTCGGCTTCCACGTCCCCGAGCGCACCGGCCTCGCCGGCCGCGCCGGTCGCCGCGCTGTCCGGGCTGGGCGCGGACTCGCTGGGACGGCTCGCGCCTTCCTTCTCGCCGCCCTCGCTGTGGCCTTCATCCTTGCTGTGGGTCTCCTCGTGATGGGCCGAGGTGGCCGCGCGGTAGGCGGTGAACGAGCCGCCCAGCGTCAGGGCCAGCAGCAGCGTCATGGAGACGGCGAACGTGTTCTTCATACCCGCGAGCCTACCACACGGTCAGGGGGGCGTTTGACCGGCCTGCACGCACTTCCGTTGCCCGGCCACCCCCCGGCGCGGGCCGCCGCCGCGCGGGGCGTTATGCTCCGGGCATGCCTTCCCTGCGCCTCGCCAGCCTGACGTGCAGCAACACCGACATCCTGCATGCCCTGGGCGCGACCCGGCAGCTCGTCGCCGTGGACAGCCACAGTGACGGCCCCGGCCTGGAGCACGCCGCGCGCCTCGGGCCGGACCTGAACATCGACGTGGACGCCCTGATCGCCGCCCGCCCCGATCTGGTCCTGGCCAGCCTCAGCGTGCCCGGCATGGAGCGGGTCGTGGAGGCCGTGCAGGCGGCGGGGCTGCCCACCCTGATCCTCGATCCCCTGAGCGTCCCAGACGTGCTGCGCGACATCCGGCTGATCGGCGCGGCCACCGGCCAGCCGGACCACGCGGGCGCGGTGGCCGACGCGCTGGAACGCGACCTGAGCGCCCTGCACCGCGCCCACGCCCGCCCGCCGCGCGTGCTGGTCGAGTGGTGGCCCCGGCCCATCATCGCCGCCACCCGCGACTCCTGGGTCACGGACCTGCTCGGCGGGCTGGGCGCCGTGAACGCCCTCGCAGACCGCGCGGGCCGCAGCACGCCCCTGACCCTGGACGAGGTACGCGCCGCGCAGCCCGACCTGATCGTGTGCTCGTGGTGCGGCGCGAAGAAACTCCGCCCGGAGGTCATTGAGGCGCGCGGCCTGGGCGTGCCCGTCGTCGCCATTCACGAGAGCGGCCTGGGCCGCCCCGGCCCGCGCCTGCTGGAGGGAGCGCGGCAACTGCGCGCCGCGCTGGACGCCCTGCCCCACCAGCCGTAGCCTCTACCCCACCGCCTCCCAGCCCAGCACCGCCCGCAGGCCGCTGAGGCAGTCCTCGCGGTACGCGCCCAGGTCCGGGTCCGGGTCCGCCAGAAACCGCACGCTGAGGCCCTCGACCAGCGCCCGCAAAAGCCGCGCCCGCCCCTGCGCGCCTGCCTCGCCGGACAGCCGTGCCAGTTCCAGATCCACCGCCAGCGAATCCGCCAGGAACGCCCGCTGCACCGTCATCAGCTCCGGGTCGCGCGTGGCGGCGGCCAGGAAATCCAGCGACACCGTGTAGAACCGCCGGGTGTTCTCCAGGCCGTAGAACTGATTGTCCACGTACGCGCGCAGCTTCCCGTCCGGCGACCCGGCCTGCCGCACCGCGCGCCGCGTCGCCACCGCGATGGTCCGTGAGAACCGCCGCATGACCGCCGCCAGCAGTCCCGCCCGGCTGCCGAAGTGATACACCAGCGTGCCCCGGCTCACGCCCGCGTGCGCCGCGATGTCTGCCAGCGTCACGCCCGCGTAGCCCCGCTCGTAGATCGCTAGGTAGGCCGCCTTCTCCAGCGCCGCCCGCCGCGCCCGGTCCTGAATGGGATTCACCTTGCGCGCCATGCCGCCCAGCATCCCGGCTCTGGCGGCCAGGGTCAAGGGAGGCGGGGTGCGGGAAGCCCTGCGCGGTCCCACTTCCTGCTGCCTCCCGCGCCCCTTCAGGCCAGCAGTGCCACCAGCAGCGTGACGCTCAGTGCGGCGAGGCCCATGCCGATGGAACTGGCGGCCCCGGTGTGTTCGCCTTCCTCGCGGGCGCGGGCGGTGCCGACGCCGTGCGCGACGGCGCCGATGGCGATGCCGCGCGCCAGCGGGTGCGTGACGCCCAGCGCGGTCAGGAAGGCCGGGAGGATCAGCGCGCCGATCAGACCGGACAGCACGGCCAGGGTGGCGGCCAGGGCGGGCGGGGCGTGCGTGAACGGCGCGAGTTGCAGCGCGACGGGGCTGGTGGCGGGCGCGGTCAGCAGGGCGCGCGCGGCGTCCGGGCTGACGCGCAGCAGCTGGGCCAGTCCGGCGTCGGCCGCCACGGCGAGCAGGGTGCCGCTCAGGCCGCCGATCAGCAGGGCGCGCCACTGCCGGGCCAGCAGGGCGCGCAGGCGGTACAGCGGCACGGCCAGCGCCACGACTGCCGGGGCGAGCAGGGTGGTCAGGGGCTGCACGTCCCGCAGGTACGTGTCGTACGGCACGCTGGTCGCCAGCAGGCCAGCGGCGACGATCAGCGTGGCGATCAGGGT
The DNA window shown above is from Deinococcus sp. LM3 and carries:
- a CDS encoding carbohydrate ABC transporter permease; amino-acid sequence: MEEHTHENLSPAQRLGRAAALAALIVGGFFPFIWMLLTSLKTEGELQKFPVQYLPSKLDFSNYARVFSEQPFAQFFFNSLAVSLLSTLLCIAAAVPAAYALARLNLRGRGLLLTAVVAFSMFPVVSLLIPLFRLMRGAELLNTYPALILPYAALSLPIGILTLVAFFSAIPRDLESAAMVDGTTRVGALTRVVLPLSAPGVVTAALLVFVNSWNEFLLALSFNTKLSMRTVSVGVTLYQGEFAFPWPLIAAAVVVATVPLVLLIAIFQKRFVSGLTAGGVKA
- a CDS encoding sugar ABC transporter permease codes for the protein MTTPNPTPARRPRREPSEAQLAALLLLPAAALLLGVLLFPMLTTFRDSLYLNKLTEPWLQGFVGLKQYAQMLEDPRFGQALRNTLLFGVLTVGGSFLVGIPMALAAHLPGRTRGLARVALLLPWAMPPVITGLIFAWLFNAQYGVFNDLLVRAGIIDEPLRWLSTPGLSVLAMVVTIIWKTSSFVALIVLGGLQGIPKEMIEAAQVDGATPTQTFFRVILPLLAPSLAVAFIFRTISAVQVFDIPYTFIQQAPAQGLLETLGVYIYRTGIEFLDFGYAATLSVALFALSLAVTAVYVRFVRDGANS
- a CDS encoding ABC transporter substrate-binding protein — encoded protein: MRSPTMPKRLAVTLALAACALAGSASAATTLTVFMGSQQRPEVFQPLFERFQKQNPNIRIKIETGGATSEAQNQYLTTVLAARDSTLDIFLIDVVRTATFAAAGWAEPLDAYLPSKDTYLKAFLPGPIGAATVNGKLYAMPAFTDAQFLYYRKDLLEKHKAKVPRSWEELAATAARIQKAEGGNLQGFNFQGAPIEGTVCNFLEMTWTGGGSVDDVTSPAAKQGLGFLVNAVKTKLAPAASAEMKTDDSRQQFQAGNVLFGLNWSYAWAHFQGNSPQPTRVKGDVGVAALPAFGKNASATCTGGWEWGVNAFGKNKAASVKLLQFMASSDVQKEMAIKGAYLPVRKSLYNDKAVLAANPHFKALYPIVTKARPRPVTPNYPRVSEIIRNNVSAAVAGSKSVDAALSEMKRDLTPLLK
- a CDS encoding M3 family oligoendopeptidase — protein: MPRWRTDDLYAGLNDPQLDRDLSDLTGDVQALETLFDTHGVRAGSPVTPTGVDAALGELNAVLTRLGRVRAFVYAFVTTDSRDEAAQTRMAALTTLSLPLGPLSARLTAWLGGLDDAAVNDLLEHSAEARAHEHRLRRAAQLARHQMTPPEEDLAARLHPASGGGWNKLHGNVSSTLAGEYRGQRLPVTALRALASDPDAGVRQDAYHAEVAAWKTQETVFAACMNGVKGEEGALAARRGFTDPVAPSLLSNGIDRQTLDAMQAAVVRSLPDFRRYFRAKARHLGKTQLDWWDLFAPVGNSDTHWDYDAGEAFVQRQFRAYSPALGDFAARAFSERWIDAGPRDGKRSGAFCMKWQGPDSRILMNHDPSLDSVSTLAHELGHAYHNLQLGGLRPLQQETPMTLAETASIFCETIIQNAALQSAQGDERLYVLETQLMGHAQVVVDIHSRFLFEKAVFERRAGGDLNPSDLNTLMVQAQRDTYGDALNTPHPYMWAVKPHYYGRSFYNYPYTFGLLFGLGLYAQYEQARAQGQEADFQDRYDALLAATGQATPLALAARFGIDLHAPDFWEGSLNVIRRQIDAYEATTQA
- a CDS encoding S49 family peptidase, with amino-acid sequence MNLKWPFLKSDDTLPGGVTRPTWVILDLSGLYPERQPGSPLAALLNRTESVEALAARVQKLRGASWLHGVLVRFGEFTASPAAAHAVRGILADLAAEKRVVAYLPQLNMTTLIAASGATELVAPESAEVNLGGFGVESTFLGEFLKKRGIEFENLRVREYKAALTRFSQDHMDDHNREQLQAYLDGLEAAWANDLAAARGVSPEVAAGWISADLTSARAALEAGVITKVAYEDELVGPASRPFEAVLDLLTPHRPANAKAGRVAVVPLIGTIIPGKSRNNPVPLPLLGGPMAGSDTVVAALRRAKEDKATKAIVLYVNSGGGSALASDLIWREVAKSEKPVVVVMGEYAASGGYYVATHARAIVASPYTLTGSIGVVSGKPVLTEFNRRHGLNPERVGRDRALMYSAARPYTDEERDHVEKGILEVYDRFTTRVAEGRKLSKERVNELGRGRIWSGQDALERGLIDELGDLSTGLRRARELAGLPHDAPAWNVTPRGNGPLPQFAQEAAQAASVSVWPFGNERVLTWFDQDVRVR
- a CDS encoding group III truncated hemoglobin; amino-acid sequence: MTGPLLSTSPLLPDLSGWTVQAACPERLAGAAGLLLPHDGLPVADVRAHPERWETLTLLTAALRRGVPVLGWGSGAALLGRALGAAVTATDGSAPDRSALPRGAQAHAWAAGQPTHWTLDRAVAWAEPELPLPILASFLAALPGWSDRRPGSPLESVGGVAAVREVVTAFYTRARADDLLGPVFAAHVEDWPAHLERVTDFWVTLLGGEPGRAAWRGNLNSAHAGLGVRAAHLGRWLTLWDETAREVLPADAAALLSARAAVMGERLGRAPGAKAGTSQAGGT
- a CDS encoding cytochrome c, encoding MKNTFAVSMTLLLALTLGGSFTAYRAATSAHHEETHSKDEGHSEGGEKEGASRPSESAPSPDSAATGAAGEAGALGDVEADNEGGVQAGENGAVQDTGEDTTGSTPAASQDGTATDTDPAGATGQEPDETAAAAETQGDATAGGDSYATSCAGCHGAEGQGGIGPALEKVNEWTLAQFTTVLREGKTPERELGAVMPRFTDAQLTDSDVANVYAFIKTLY
- a CDS encoding helical backbone metal receptor; protein product: MPSLRLASLTCSNTDILHALGATRQLVAVDSHSDGPGLEHAARLGPDLNIDVDALIAARPDLVLASLSVPGMERVVEAVQAAGLPTLILDPLSVPDVLRDIRLIGAATGQPDHAGAVADALERDLSALHRAHARPPRVLVEWWPRPIIAATRDSWVTDLLGGLGAVNALADRAGRSTPLTLDEVRAAQPDLIVCSWCGAKKLRPEVIEARGLGVPVVAIHESGLGRPGPRLLEGARQLRAALDALPHQP
- a CDS encoding TetR family transcriptional regulator; its protein translation is MARKVNPIQDRARRAALEKAAYLAIYERGYAGVTLADIAAHAGVSRGTLVYHFGSRAGLLAAVMRRFSRTIAVATRRAVRQAGSPDGKLRAYVDNQFYGLENTRRFYTVSLDFLAAATRDPELMTVQRAFLADSLAVDLELARLSGEAGAQGRARLLRALVEGLSVRFLADPDPDLGAYREDCLSGLRAVLGWEAVG
- a CDS encoding LrgB family protein, with protein sequence MIWLTVTLLAFAAGVLGQLRLRSPLANPTLIATLIVAAGLLATSVPYDTYLRDVQPLTTLLAPAVVALAVPLYRLRALLARQWRALLIGGLSGTLLAVAADAGLAQLLRVSPDAARALLTAPATSPVALQLAPFTHAPPALAATLAVLSGLIGALILPAFLTALGVTHPLARGIAIGAVAHGVGTARAREEGEHTGAASSIGMGLAALSVTLLVALLA